The following coding sequences lie in one Acidimicrobiales bacterium genomic window:
- a CDS encoding branched-chain amino acid ABC transporter permease → MQLFISQLLNGIGNGVVYASVALALVLIYKSTGILNFAQGEMALFATYLTWKFTEGDIPVVAAIALSAGIAFVAGALIERILIRPVESAHNPLNVVIVTLGMFLAINSLALLAFGTDPQKVPNVFPTDSFHIGDTNIQKETLGLIAVLIGECLLLWLLLQKTKVGLRLRAVASNPDSSRLVGINTGVMLMLGWGLAAALGAVAGSLVASTDTAFDASFMQIILVYAFAAAALGGFDSLVGAVVGGLVVGVADALAVEYVDALDGIPVVLPLALILVVLLVRPNGLFGSRTVERV, encoded by the coding sequence ATGCAGCTGTTCATCTCCCAGCTCCTCAACGGCATCGGCAACGGCGTGGTGTACGCCTCCGTGGCCCTGGCGCTCGTGCTCATCTACAAGTCGACCGGCATCCTCAACTTCGCCCAGGGCGAGATGGCGCTGTTCGCCACCTACCTCACCTGGAAGTTCACCGAGGGCGACATCCCCGTCGTTGCGGCCATCGCCCTGTCCGCGGGCATCGCCTTCGTAGCCGGAGCGCTGATCGAGCGCATCCTGATCCGTCCCGTGGAGTCGGCCCACAACCCGCTGAACGTGGTGATCGTGACGCTGGGCATGTTCCTCGCCATCAACTCGCTGGCGCTGCTGGCATTCGGCACCGACCCGCAGAAGGTGCCCAACGTCTTCCCCACGGACTCGTTCCACATCGGCGACACGAACATTCAGAAGGAGACGCTGGGGCTGATCGCCGTGCTGATCGGTGAGTGCCTGCTCCTGTGGCTGCTGCTGCAGAAGACCAAGGTGGGCCTGCGGCTGCGGGCGGTGGCGTCGAACCCCGACTCGAGCCGGCTCGTCGGCATCAACACCGGCGTGATGCTGATGCTCGGCTGGGGCCTGGCCGCCGCGCTCGGTGCCGTCGCCGGGTCGCTGGTCGCCTCCACCGACACCGCCTTCGACGCCAGCTTCATGCAGATCATCCTGGTGTACGCCTTCGCCGCCGCGGCGTTGGGCGGCTTCGACAGCCTCGTCGGCGCGGTGGTCGGCGGCCTGGTCGTGGGCGTCGCCGACGCCCTGGCGGTGGAGTACGTCGACGCGCTCGACGGCATCCCGGTGGTGCTGCCGCTGGCGCTGATCCTGGTGGTCCTGTTGGTCCGCCCGAACGGCCTGTTCGGGAGTCGCACGGTGGAGCGGGTCTGA
- the cobA gene encoding uroporphyrinogen-III C-methyltransferase — protein MTVFLVGGGPGDPGLLTVRALEVLERADVVVYDRLSQESLLDLAPLGAERIDVGKAPGLTRRTQEEINALLVERGKDGATVVRLKGGDPFVFARGGEEAAALLDAGIPFEVIPGITSAIAVPAYAGIPVTMRHSSTSVTIVTGHEDPGSGEEGTVDWRAVAQVGGTIVVLMGVARIGRIATALMAGGRSPDTPVAAVQWGTRPEQRTVRATLGTIGTEKLGTPSVIVIGEVAAYDLSWYEKRPLFGRTIVVTRAREQASELVAKLAALGAETVEVPAIAVQDAEDGGAGLRVAAAELGSYDWVVLTSPNGARALLEALRTLGLDPRAFGRSRLAAIGPGTAEALAAGNVLVDLVPPQFVAESLVDVFPDPPPDRPGRILLARAAQARDVLPKGLAARGWEVEIVEAYRTVAAGLPEERRAELASADMVTFTSSSTVTRFLDAAGPDAVPPVVATIGPITAATAREHGLRVDIEAPVHTIDGLVEAILAWMASEPSPKSV, from the coding sequence GTGACCGTGTTCCTCGTCGGAGGCGGACCTGGCGATCCAGGGCTGCTCACCGTGCGTGCTCTCGAAGTGCTCGAACGGGCCGACGTGGTCGTCTACGACCGTCTGTCACAGGAATCTCTACTCGATCTGGCGCCGCTCGGCGCCGAGCGCATCGACGTGGGCAAGGCGCCCGGCCTCACCCGCCGCACCCAGGAGGAGATCAACGCCCTGCTCGTCGAGCGGGGCAAGGACGGCGCCACCGTCGTCCGGCTCAAGGGCGGCGACCCGTTCGTGTTCGCCCGCGGCGGCGAGGAGGCGGCCGCGCTCCTCGATGCGGGCATCCCCTTCGAGGTGATCCCCGGCATCACGTCGGCCATCGCCGTCCCCGCCTACGCCGGCATCCCCGTCACGATGCGGCACTCGTCGACCAGCGTCACCATCGTCACCGGCCACGAGGACCCCGGCTCCGGCGAGGAGGGGACCGTCGACTGGCGGGCCGTCGCCCAGGTGGGCGGCACGATCGTGGTGCTGATGGGGGTGGCGCGCATCGGTCGCATCGCCACCGCCCTGATGGCCGGCGGGCGCTCGCCCGACACGCCCGTCGCCGCGGTGCAGTGGGGCACCCGCCCCGAGCAGCGCACCGTGCGGGCGACGCTGGGCACGATCGGCACCGAGAAGCTGGGCACGCCGTCGGTGATCGTGATCGGCGAGGTCGCCGCCTACGACCTGTCGTGGTACGAGAAGCGGCCGCTGTTCGGCCGCACGATCGTGGTGACCCGGGCCCGGGAGCAGGCGTCGGAGCTGGTCGCCAAGCTGGCCGCGCTCGGCGCGGAGACCGTCGAGGTGCCGGCCATCGCGGTGCAGGACGCCGAGGACGGGGGCGCCGGGCTGCGGGTCGCCGCCGCCGAGCTGGGCAGCTACGACTGGGTGGTGCTGACGTCGCCCAACGGGGCCCGGGCCCTGCTGGAGGCGCTGCGCACGCTGGGGCTCGACCCCCGGGCGTTCGGGCGCTCCCGGCTCGCCGCCATCGGGCCGGGCACCGCCGAGGCGCTGGCGGCCGGGAACGTGCTGGTCGACCTGGTGCCGCCCCAGTTCGTGGCCGAGTCGCTGGTGGACGTGTTCCCGGACCCCCCGCCGGACCGGCCGGGGCGCATCCTCCTGGCCCGAGCGGCGCAGGCCCGTGACGTGCTGCCCAAGGGCCTGGCGGCGCGCGGCTGGGAGGTGGAGATCGTGGAGGCCTACCGCACGGTGGCGGCGGGACTGCCCGAGGAGCGCCGCGCCGAGCTGGCGTCGGCCGACATGGTGACGTTCACCTCGTCGTCGACCGTCACCCGCTTCCTCGACGCCGCCGGCCCCGACGCCGTGCCCCCCGTGGTGGCGACGATCGGGCCGATCACCGCCGCCACGGCCCGTGAGCACGGCCTGCGGGTCGACATCGAGGCACCCGTCCACACGATCGACGGGCTCGTCGAGGCGATCCTCGCCTGGATGGCCTCGGAGCCGTCGCCTAAGTCAGTATGA
- a CDS encoding redox-sensing transcriptional repressor Rex yields the protein MEQGRVRVSPGMAERPKRPKRKIPEATVARLPLYLRSLLEVADHDTPTISSERLAELSGVNAAKVRKDLSYLGSYGTRGVGYDVEYLLFQMSRELGLTNDWPVVIVGLGNLGHALANYGGFGERGFPVAALVDADERVVGTTINNVVVRHIDDLPQIAAEDGIAIGIIATPAPAAQEVADRLIAAGVTSVLNFAPTILSVPEEVSLRKVDLAVELQILSFYQRRKAADGQRPVVTVDASPGDASSA from the coding sequence ATGGAACAAGGGCGGGTTAGGGTGTCGCCTGGTATGGCCGAGCGACCGAAGAGGCCGAAACGGAAGATCCCGGAGGCGACGGTCGCTCGCTTGCCCCTCTACCTCCGCAGCCTGCTGGAAGTGGCCGACCACGACACCCCGACCATCTCGTCGGAGCGGCTGGCGGAGCTGTCGGGCGTGAACGCCGCCAAGGTCCGCAAGGACCTCAGCTACCTGGGCAGCTACGGCACCCGCGGGGTCGGCTACGACGTCGAGTACCTGCTGTTCCAGATGAGCCGGGAGCTCGGCCTCACCAACGACTGGCCGGTCGTCATCGTCGGGCTCGGCAACCTGGGCCACGCCCTCGCCAACTACGGCGGTTTCGGCGAGCGGGGCTTCCCCGTCGCCGCGCTGGTCGACGCCGACGAGCGGGTGGTGGGCACCACCATCAACAACGTGGTCGTCCGCCACATCGACGACCTGCCGCAGATCGCCGCGGAGGACGGCATCGCCATCGGCATCATCGCGACGCCGGCCCCCGCCGCCCAGGAGGTGGCCGACCGGCTCATCGCCGCCGGCGTCACGTCGGTGCTCAACTTCGCCCCGACGATCCTGTCGGTGCCGGAGGAGGTGTCGCTGCGCAAGGTCGACCTGGCGGTCGAGCTCCAGATCCTCAGCTTCTACCAGCGGCGCAAGGCCGCCGACGGTCAGCGCCCGGTGGTGACGGTCGACGCGAGCCCCGGCGACGCCTCGTCGGCCTGA
- a CDS encoding branched-chain amino acid ABC transporter permease: MATDVDAPDEPATAPDSGVPLYAALPRPVFWARVVIGGVLAFAALYAPWYFQPVDNKVLSQALYLAVAAMGLNLLTGFTGQVSIGHGAFFGVGAFTTAILMVDHGWTFEATIPIAALLTATFGVLVGFPALRVRGLYLALVTLGLAVLFPQVASKYVKGSGNIALVQPRRREFSSLLDGLEDDQWKYYVCLAVVVVLYLVAWNLTRARPGRAMVAVREQELAAATVGVNLAGTKLWAFGLSAAYAGIAGSLSVMVDGSANATNPALYFRLSIEFLVALVIGGTATILGPLVGALIVVLLRRNTEDLIEGKEVLSPAIFGGALILLVYVLPDGVVGGIRRLFARVGSRRASVEVAPEPT; encoded by the coding sequence ATGGCAACCGACGTCGACGCCCCCGACGAGCCGGCGACCGCACCCGACTCCGGCGTGCCCCTGTACGCGGCCCTGCCGCGCCCGGTGTTCTGGGCGCGGGTGGTGATCGGCGGCGTGCTGGCGTTCGCCGCGCTGTACGCGCCCTGGTACTTCCAGCCGGTCGACAACAAGGTGCTGTCGCAGGCGCTCTACCTGGCCGTGGCCGCCATGGGCCTCAACCTGCTCACCGGGTTCACCGGCCAGGTGTCGATCGGCCACGGCGCCTTCTTCGGCGTCGGGGCGTTCACCACCGCCATCCTGATGGTCGACCACGGCTGGACGTTCGAGGCGACGATCCCGATCGCCGCGCTGCTCACCGCCACGTTCGGCGTCCTCGTGGGCTTCCCGGCGCTGCGGGTGCGGGGGCTCTACCTGGCGCTGGTGACCCTGGGCCTGGCGGTGCTGTTCCCGCAGGTGGCCTCCAAGTACGTGAAGGGTTCGGGGAACATCGCCCTGGTCCAGCCCCGTCGGCGCGAGTTCTCGTCGCTGCTCGACGGGCTCGAGGACGACCAGTGGAAGTACTACGTGTGCCTCGCCGTGGTCGTCGTCCTCTACCTCGTCGCCTGGAACCTGACCCGGGCACGGCCGGGGCGGGCCATGGTCGCTGTCCGCGAGCAGGAGCTGGCCGCCGCGACGGTCGGCGTCAACCTGGCCGGCACCAAGCTGTGGGCGTTCGGGCTCAGCGCGGCCTACGCGGGCATCGCCGGCTCGCTGTCGGTGATGGTCGACGGCTCGGCGAACGCCACCAACCCGGCGCTCTACTTCCGGCTGTCCATCGAGTTCCTCGTGGCGCTCGTCATCGGAGGGACCGCGACGATCCTCGGCCCGCTGGTGGGCGCCCTGATCGTGGTCCTGCTCCGCCGCAACACCGAGGACCTCATAGAGGGCAAGGAGGTGCTGTCGCCGGCCATCTTCGGCGGCGCGCTGATCCTGCTCGTCTACGTGCTGCCCGACGGTGTGGTGGGAGGGATCCGGCGCCTGTTCGCCCGCGTGGGCAGCCGTCGGGCATCAGTAGAGGTAGCCCCAGAACCTACGTAG
- the hemC gene encoding hydroxymethylbilane synthase, whose protein sequence is MPQTLRVATRGSALALWQAEHVVGMLQAVEPSLAVELVIVETHADRNPQTPIEQMGGKGVFAKEIQLAVLEERADITVHSAKDLPTTTPEGLVLAAVPPRWDPRDCMVGSTLADLPAGGVVATGSLRRRAQLAHVRPDLRFETLRGNVPTRVEKAGDFDAIVLACAGLDRLGLADKIAERLEPEVMLPQVGQAAIAVECRRNDYDIRPVVERIEHWATRHCVDAERGFLSELGGDCSLPAAAHATIAGDGLKVEGMISTVDGRTLLREEMTGPASAGAALGRSLANLLLHDKGGAVLLESAS, encoded by the coding sequence GTGCCCCAAACGCTCCGGGTTGCGACCCGTGGTTCTGCCCTGGCTTTGTGGCAGGCCGAGCATGTCGTCGGGATGTTGCAGGCGGTCGAGCCGTCTCTGGCTGTCGAGCTGGTCATCGTCGAGACCCATGCGGACCGCAACCCCCAGACGCCGATCGAGCAGATGGGAGGCAAGGGGGTCTTCGCCAAGGAGATCCAGCTGGCCGTGCTCGAGGAACGCGCCGACATCACCGTCCACTCCGCCAAGGACCTGCCCACCACCACGCCCGAGGGCCTGGTGCTGGCGGCCGTGCCGCCTCGCTGGGACCCGCGCGACTGCATGGTCGGCTCCACGCTGGCCGACCTGCCCGCCGGCGGCGTGGTGGCCACCGGCTCGTTGCGGCGCCGGGCCCAGCTGGCCCACGTCCGGCCCGACCTGCGCTTCGAGACCCTGCGCGGCAACGTCCCGACCCGCGTCGAGAAGGCCGGCGACTTCGACGCCATCGTGCTCGCCTGCGCCGGGCTCGACCGGCTGGGGCTGGCCGACAAGATCGCCGAGCGGTTGGAGCCCGAGGTGATGCTGCCCCAGGTCGGGCAGGCCGCGATCGCGGTGGAGTGCCGGCGCAACGATTACGACATACGGCCGGTGGTGGAGCGCATCGAGCACTGGGCCACCCGGCACTGCGTCGACGCCGAGCGGGGGTTCCTCTCCGAGCTGGGCGGCGACTGCTCGCTGCCGGCCGCCGCCCACGCCACGATCGCCGGCGACGGCCTCAAGGTGGAGGGGATGATCTCGACGGTCGACGGCCGCACCCTGCTGCGGGAGGAGATGACCGGCCCCGCCTCGGCCGGCGCCGCCCTGGGCCGTTCCCTCGCCAACCTCCTCCTCCACGACAAGGGCGGCGCAGTGCTGCTGGAGTCGGCCAGCTAG
- a CDS encoding ABC transporter ATP-binding protein has protein sequence MALLNVDNVGVRFGGVVALDGLSFSVEAGQICALIGPNGAGKTTLFNVVSRLYEPDQGAVTFDGQDLLAVPAHRIVGSGIARTFQNVALFPSMTVLENVMTGAHERGHTGFVNAIFRIGAAREDRAQRRQGLDLLEQLELAHLAHRPTAGLPFGTLKRIELARALAAEPKLLMLDEPANGLTHGEVDELVETIRGIRDQFDLTILLVEHHMSMVMALSEHIVVLDFGRKIAEGTAEAVRNDPVVIEAYLGAPT, from the coding sequence ATGGCCTTGCTGAACGTCGACAACGTGGGAGTGCGCTTCGGTGGCGTCGTCGCGCTCGACGGCCTGTCGTTCTCCGTCGAGGCCGGGCAGATCTGCGCCCTCATCGGCCCCAACGGCGCCGGCAAGACCACCCTGTTCAACGTCGTCAGCCGGCTCTACGAGCCCGACCAGGGCGCGGTGACGTTCGACGGGCAGGACCTGCTGGCCGTCCCCGCCCACCGCATCGTCGGTTCGGGGATCGCCCGCACGTTCCAGAACGTGGCGCTGTTCCCGTCGATGACCGTGCTCGAGAACGTGATGACCGGCGCCCACGAGCGCGGCCACACCGGGTTCGTCAATGCCATCTTCCGCATCGGGGCGGCTCGCGAGGACAGGGCGCAGCGCCGGCAGGGCCTCGACCTGCTCGAACAGCTCGAGCTGGCCCACCTGGCGCATCGGCCGACCGCGGGGCTGCCGTTCGGCACCCTCAAGCGCATCGAGCTGGCCCGGGCCCTCGCCGCCGAGCCCAAGCTGCTCATGCTCGACGAGCCCGCCAACGGCCTCACCCACGGCGAGGTCGACGAGCTGGTGGAGACCATCCGGGGCATCCGCGACCAGTTCGACCTCACGATCCTGCTGGTGGAGCACCACATGTCGATGGTCATGGCCCTCTCGGAGCACATCGTGGTGCTCGACTTCGGCCGGAAGATCGCCGAGGGCACGGCCGAGGCGGTGCGCAACGACCCCGTCGTCATCGAGGCCTACCTGGGGGCGCCCACATGA
- a CDS encoding SGNH hydrolase domain-containing protein — MAALAVTIGSGSTPPVSSGPERPVAHRRTAPPTDVTPTDVAPAPRVLFVGDSLAAQLGHHATVALHEAGVEADVAAAWGMGLFTREQYDMGTLQPNPSDQSLLGLAAHAVAEFDPDVVAVYSNHNYWPPHPRSAQGTPITWESPEFPGMVRTLLTELVRRLSVGGAKVYLIAPIPLFPPDDQPEDTSIWDAYMAVREELGVEVVTPGDFMARADGERVDALPDCTGAPRPVRPGIDVHLTYFGAGLLGSRAATAIADRLPSLTPSTGTRPTGPGEPPVALLPDHTGYRLVSCDGATFHFGRHTTPLGSAAGGQGRSEGDPVVAAADVDDGEAALLLTRAGAVLRLGDPDDPTAPTVARVPLADGEVAVGIATTPDDGFWVATSAGRVHPLADAPALGGVEDSVVALAAAPDGRGYYLLTAGGRVVGFGEAPTFGDLPDGAGEPVALAIHPSGDGYWVLDRAGGVHAFGAARPHGEVAALPMWHQSLDREKAGLPPLPVPADQVPPVDAVALLPTPTGRGYWVALASGAVCHFGDAPTLGGIHRAEVDPLMTFVGEPYWPEGPCTSPPRDRLMSLTALFTDVRKVLTTGAR, encoded by the coding sequence GTGGCCGCGCTGGCGGTGACGATCGGCTCCGGGTCGACCCCGCCCGTGTCGTCGGGCCCGGAGCGACCGGTGGCGCACCGACGGACCGCGCCTCCAACCGACGTGACCCCAACCGACGTGGCCCCGGCGCCGCGGGTGCTGTTCGTGGGCGACTCCCTGGCGGCCCAGCTCGGCCACCACGCCACCGTGGCGCTGCACGAGGCGGGCGTCGAGGCCGACGTGGCGGCGGCCTGGGGCATGGGGCTGTTCACCCGGGAGCAGTACGACATGGGGACGCTGCAGCCGAACCCGTCCGACCAGTCGCTGCTGGGGCTGGCCGCCCACGCGGTCGCCGAGTTCGACCCCGACGTCGTCGCCGTCTACAGCAACCACAACTACTGGCCGCCGCACCCCCGATCAGCCCAGGGGACGCCCATCACCTGGGAGTCGCCCGAGTTCCCGGGGATGGTCCGCACCCTGCTGACCGAGCTGGTGCGGCGACTGTCGGTCGGCGGGGCGAAGGTGTACCTGATCGCCCCGATCCCGCTCTTCCCGCCCGACGACCAGCCCGAGGACACGTCGATCTGGGACGCCTACATGGCGGTGCGCGAGGAGCTGGGCGTCGAGGTGGTCACGCCGGGCGACTTCATGGCCCGCGCCGACGGCGAGCGGGTGGACGCGCTGCCGGACTGCACGGGGGCGCCCCGGCCGGTCCGACCCGGGATCGACGTCCACCTCACCTACTTCGGCGCCGGGCTGCTGGGCAGCCGGGCGGCCACGGCGATCGCCGACCGACTGCCGTCGCTCACCCCGTCGACGGGCACACGTCCCACCGGCCCCGGGGAGCCACCGGTGGCGCTGCTCCCCGACCACACGGGCTACCGCCTGGTGAGCTGCGACGGCGCCACGTTCCACTTCGGCCGCCACACGACGCCCCTGGGCAGCGCCGCCGGGGGCCAGGGCCGCTCCGAGGGCGACCCGGTGGTGGCCGCCGCCGACGTGGACGACGGCGAGGCGGCGCTGCTGCTGACCCGGGCGGGCGCGGTGCTGCGTCTGGGCGACCCGGACGACCCGACGGCCCCCACGGTCGCCCGGGTCCCGCTGGCCGACGGCGAGGTCGCGGTCGGCATCGCCACCACCCCCGACGACGGCTTCTGGGTCGCCACCAGCGCCGGCCGGGTCCACCCCCTCGCCGACGCCCCGGCCCTCGGTGGTGTCGAGGACAGCGTGGTCGCCCTGGCGGCCGCGCCCGATGGCCGGGGGTACTACCTGCTGACCGCCGGCGGGCGGGTCGTCGGGTTCGGGGAGGCGCCGACGTTCGGCGACCTCCCGGACGGCGCCGGCGAGCCCGTGGCGCTGGCGATCCACCCGTCCGGCGACGGCTACTGGGTGCTCGACCGGGCCGGCGGCGTCCACGCCTTCGGTGCCGCCCGGCCCCACGGCGAGGTGGCGGCCCTCCCGATGTGGCACCAGTCCCTCGACCGCGAGAAGGCCGGCCTGCCGCCCCTGCCGGTGCCGGCCGACCAGGTACCGCCGGTCGACGCCGTGGCGCTGCTGCCCACGCCGACGGGCCGGGGCTACTGGGTGGCGCTGGCGAGCGGCGCGGTGTGCCACTTCGGCGACGCGCCCACCCTGGGCGGCATCCACCGCGCCGAGGTCGACCCGCTGATGACCTTCGTCGGTGAGCCCTACTGGCCCGAGGGCCCCTGCACCAGCCCACCCCGCGACCGCTTGATGTCGCTCACCGCCCTCTTCACCGACGTCCGCAAGGTCCTCACCACCGGCGCCCGCTGA
- a CDS encoding ABC transporter ATP-binding protein, producing MTERPLLELRAVEGGYGQVQVLRGVDVTVEEGKVVVILGANGAGKTTTLRAICGMVKAHGELRFDGQSLVGKPTQAIARMGIAHVPQGRGTFADLTVEDNLRLGATARRDNGIEADLARWYDAFPRLRDRRKQTAGSMSGGEQQMLALARAMMARPRLLLLDEPSLGLAPLVTRELFARLGELNTEEGLTVVVVEQNANLALDIGHWGYVLETGRIAVQGSAAELRENEAVRQAYLGF from the coding sequence ATGACGGAGAGGCCCCTGCTGGAGCTGCGGGCCGTCGAGGGCGGATACGGGCAGGTGCAGGTTCTCCGCGGTGTCGACGTCACCGTCGAGGAGGGCAAAGTGGTGGTGATCCTCGGGGCCAACGGCGCCGGCAAGACCACCACGCTGCGGGCCATCTGCGGGATGGTCAAGGCCCACGGTGAGCTGCGCTTCGACGGCCAGTCGCTGGTCGGCAAGCCCACCCAGGCCATCGCCCGCATGGGCATCGCCCACGTCCCCCAGGGCCGCGGCACGTTCGCCGACCTCACCGTCGAGGACAACCTGCGCCTCGGCGCCACCGCCCGCCGCGACAACGGCATCGAGGCCGACCTGGCCCGCTGGTACGACGCGTTCCCCCGACTGCGCGACCGCCGCAAGCAGACCGCCGGCAGCATGAGCGGTGGCGAGCAGCAGATGCTGGCCCTGGCCCGGGCGATGATGGCCCGACCCCGCCTGCTGCTGCTCGACGAGCCGTCGCTGGGCCTGGCGCCGCTGGTCACCCGTGAGCTGTTCGCCCGGCTGGGCGAGCTCAACACCGAGGAGGGACTGACGGTCGTGGTGGTCGAGCAGAACGCCAACCTCGCCCTCGACATCGGGCACTGGGGCTACGTGCTGGAGACCGGGCGGATCGCGGTGCAGGGGTCGGCCGCCGAGCTCCGCGAGAACGAGGCCGTCCGCCAGGCCTACCTGGGGTTCTGA
- a CDS encoding glutamyl-tRNA reductase has product MSVVVIGLNHRTAPLDLLERMAIGDGQISKALHDLTTRENLSEAVVLSTCNRTEVYAVAERFHAAFGEIRDFLGDLSFLPPEAFSDHLYVHYDDPAVRHLLGVTAGLDSAVLGESEIQGQVKAAWEAAHAEGTTGSTLNLVFRHALQAGKRARTETGIARNIASVSQAAVAMATQRLGDLHERSVLVIGAGEMGEGMTAALSHAGVAEVRVANRTRSRADELAARVGGRSVPLVDLPDQLAEVDLVLTSTGARVPMIEAIDLIPVMAVRPDRPLLIVDIAVPRDVDREAADIPGVTLLDMDDLRAFAEQGIAGRRREVTSVEAILDEELQRYLEESSAREVAPLVVALRSRAEEIRTSELGRFRNRFTTLEPAELEAVEAFTKSLVAKLLHQPTVVLKDAAGSPRGDRLVAALRELFSIETQSET; this is encoded by the coding sequence GTGTCTGTCGTCGTCATCGGACTGAACCATCGAACTGCCCCCCTCGACCTGCTCGAGCGGATGGCGATCGGCGACGGCCAGATCTCCAAGGCGCTCCACGACCTCACGACGCGTGAGAACCTCAGCGAGGCGGTCGTGCTGTCGACCTGCAACCGCACCGAGGTCTACGCCGTCGCCGAGCGCTTCCACGCCGCCTTCGGCGAGATCCGCGACTTCCTCGGCGACCTGTCCTTCCTGCCGCCCGAGGCCTTCTCCGACCACCTCTACGTCCACTACGACGATCCCGCGGTGCGCCACCTGCTGGGCGTCACCGCCGGCCTCGATTCGGCCGTGCTCGGCGAGAGCGAGATCCAGGGCCAGGTCAAGGCGGCCTGGGAGGCGGCCCACGCCGAAGGCACCACCGGCAGCACGCTGAACCTGGTGTTCCGGCACGCCCTGCAGGCCGGCAAGCGGGCCCGCACCGAGACGGGCATCGCCCGCAACATCGCCTCGGTGTCGCAGGCGGCGGTGGCCATGGCCACCCAGCGCCTGGGCGACCTGCACGAGCGCTCGGTGCTGGTGATCGGCGCCGGCGAGATGGGCGAGGGCATGACCGCGGCGCTGTCGCACGCCGGCGTCGCCGAGGTGCGGGTCGCCAACCGCACCCGCTCCCGCGCCGACGAGCTGGCCGCCCGCGTCGGCGGCCGCTCCGTGCCGCTGGTCGACCTGCCGGACCAGCTGGCCGAGGTCGATCTGGTGCTCACGTCGACCGGGGCGCGCGTGCCGATGATCGAGGCCATCGACCTGATCCCGGTCATGGCGGTGCGACCCGACCGGCCGCTGCTGATCGTCGACATCGCCGTGCCGCGCGACGTCGACCGGGAGGCGGCCGACATCCCCGGGGTGACGCTGCTCGACATGGACGACCTGCGGGCGTTCGCGGAGCAGGGCATCGCGGGGCGGCGGCGGGAGGTCACGAGCGTGGAGGCCATCCTCGACGAGGAGCTGCAGCGCTACCTGGAGGAGTCGTCGGCTCGCGAGGTCGCGCCGCTGGTGGTGGCGCTCCGCAGCCGGGCCGAGGAGATCCGCACGTCGGAGCTCGGGCGCTTCCGCAACCGGTTCACTACTCTGGAGCCCGCGGAACTGGAGGCCGTCGAGGCCTTCACCAAGAGCCTCGTCGCCAAGCTGCTGCACCAGCCGACGGTGGTCCTCAAGGACGCTGCGGGTAGCCCGCGGGGTGATCGGCTCGTTGCCGCGCTACGCGAGCTCTTCTCCATCGAGACCCAATCGGAGACTTAG
- a CDS encoding bifunctional precorrin-2 dehydrogenase/sirohydrochlorin ferrochelatase, which yields MPVDAPLYPVNLVVEGRRCLVVGGGPVALQKVRGLLDARADVTVVAPEVLPAIAELGVAVTERAYRSPEAGDYRLAIAATGDPAVNQQVYDDAEAAGVWVNSADDPERCSFVLPARVRQGKLLVTISTGGHSPAVAAWLRGRLDDELGPEYDVLIGVLAEVRQEIQADGRGTESLDWRAALDSGILDLVRAGRSEEAKERLRACLSSSSD from the coding sequence ATGCCGGTCGACGCCCCCCTCTACCCGGTCAACCTCGTGGTGGAGGGTCGTCGCTGCCTGGTGGTGGGCGGCGGGCCGGTGGCGCTGCAGAAGGTGCGGGGGCTGCTCGACGCCCGGGCCGACGTCACCGTGGTCGCCCCCGAGGTGCTGCCGGCGATCGCGGAGCTGGGTGTTGCGGTCACGGAGCGCGCGTACCGATCCCCGGAGGCCGGCGACTACCGGCTGGCCATCGCCGCCACCGGCGACCCCGCCGTGAACCAGCAGGTGTACGACGACGCCGAGGCCGCCGGCGTGTGGGTCAACAGCGCGGATGACCCGGAGCGCTGCAGCTTCGTGCTGCCCGCCCGGGTGCGGCAGGGCAAGCTTCTCGTCACGATCTCGACAGGTGGGCACAGCCCCGCGGTGGCCGCTTGGCTGCGCGGACGCCTTGACGACGAGCTCGGGCCGGAATATGACGTGCTCATCGGGGTGTTGGCCGAAGTGCGTCAGGAGATCCAAGCCGACGGCCGCGGCACCGAGTCGCTCGATTGGCGGGCGGCGCTTGATTCGGGAATTCTGGACCTCGTTCGGGCCGGACGGTCCGAAGAAGCCAAGGAGCGCTTGCGAGCGTGTCTGTCGTCGTCATCGGACTGA